The sequence CGTCGTGTCGCGGCCGGCGGTACGCAACCGGTCCAGGCCGAGGCGGCTGATCGCCTCGACCCGGGCGCCGTAGCGCAGGTGCGGCTTGAGCTGCGGCAGCTCGGCGAGGGGCTGGAGGTACTCGGCGGACAGTTCGGCGCCGGTGGGCAGGGCGTCGAGGTCGGGGGCGACCCAGTCGGCGTCCTCGAGCAGCCGCCGGGCGGCGGGGTCGATGTCGTACCGCCACGGGGAGAACACCCGCACGTGGCCCCACTGGCGCACCGCCGCGCCAGCGGTGTCGCCGGCTTCCAGGACGAGGAACGGCAGGCCGCGCTCGTGCAGGTGGGCGGCGGCGGACAGGCCGACGGGGCCGGCGCCGATCACCACGACCGGAAGGGTGTCCAGGGTGCGCATCAGGCAACTCCTCTGTTGGCAACTGTCGAATCAGGGGGGTGGTCGGTGTCCGTCGCGGCCATCGGCCGTACGGCGACAACCGCGCGCCCGGTCAGGCCGGTGGGGCCGTAGCTGCCGCCAGCCGTCATGATCCTGTACCCGCCTCACTCTGTCTTGACGTCTGTCAAATCAGAGAGTTGCACGGTGGTTAGAAGGAAGTCAACCTAGAGGCATGTCTAAGTAGCCGGCTCCGCCCGTCACCATCGAGCTGAACGCGGCGAGCTCCAGCTGTGCGCCGTCGACCCAGCGGCGGCTGCTCGCGCAGCCGACCTGCCCGACCTCCGGGACAGCAACCCCATGGGAGAGAACAGACCGATGACCCCCACCCTGTGGCGGCGCCTGCTGGCCGAGTTCACCGGCACCGCCCTGCTGGTTACCGCCGTGGTCGGCTCCGGCATCATGGCCGCCACCCTCTCCCCGGCCGACGTCGGCCTGCAGCTGCTGCAGAACTCGATCGCCACCGCCTTCGCCCTCGGCACGCTGATCCTGATCTTCGGGCCGGTATCCGGCGCGCACTTCAACCCCGTCGTCTCCATCGCCGACTGGTTCCTCGGCCGCCGCACCGGCACCGGCCTCACCGCCCGCGACCTGGGCGGCTACGTCGTGGCGCAGGTGCTCGGTGCGATCGCCGGTTCGGTGCTGGCGAACCTGATGTTCGACCTCGCCGCCGTCGACCTCTCCGGCAAGGACCGCGCCGCCGGGCACCTGTGGCTCGGCGAGGTCGTCGCCACCGCCGGCCTGATCCTGATCATTTTCGCCCTCGCTCGCTCCGGCCGCGCCCCGATCGCTCCCGCCGCCGTCGGCGCCTACATCGGCGCCGCGTACTGGTTCACCTCGTCGACCTCGTTCGCCAACCCGGCCGTCACCGTCGGCCGCGCGTTCACCGATACCTTCGCTGGCATCGCCCCCAGCTCCGTACCCGGGTTCGTCCTCGCCCAACTCGTCGGACTCGCCGTCGGCGTCGGTCTCCTGGCCGCGCTCTACCCCGACGCCGGGCAGGCCGCCGACCACGTGGTCGTGCCCCTCCCACGACAGCGGCCCGGCGCTCGGCCACAACAGCCTCCCCGACCCGCACCTGCCCGCGATCTCCGACGAGGCTCCGGTCAACCGGTCCCGCAATCCGCACTGCATGAAAGGCTCGTGATGTCCGACAAGCCCAGCGTCCTGTTCGTCTGCGTCCACAACGCCGGCCGTTCCCAGATGGCCGCCGGATGGCTGCGCCACCTCGCCGGCGACACCGTCGAGGTCCGCTCCGCCGGCAGCGCACCCGCGAAGACCGTCAACCCGGCCGCCGTCGAGGCGATGCGGGAGGTCGGCATCGATATCACCGACCAAACCCCCAAACTCTTCGAGTACGCCACCGCGGAGTCCTCGGACGTGATCGTCACCATGGGCTGCGGCGACGCCTGCCCCGTCTTTCCCGGCAAGCGCTACGAGGACTGGAAGCTCGACGACCCTGCCGGCAAGGGCGTCGACGCCGTCCGCCCGATCCGTGACGACATCCGTACCCGGGTGGAGAAGCTCCTCGCCGAGCTGCGCCCCGCCGTCGGAGAGGTTGACCGCGACGTAGCCGGCGGCGGTGACGGCCAGGTGCGGTTGTCGGCGCGGTTGTCGGGTGAAGGCCGGCATCTTCGGCCCGGCGGCACCAATGGCGTTTGACCATTGTGGATCGGTTCTGGGCATGGTGGTAGGCCGACTGCCGTGACGGCGGGCGTGGTCTCCTGGGTCCCCGGGTTGTCGGGGCGGTGGCTGGGCTGGTCGCCAAGGCGAAAATTCCGGTATAACGGACGCTCCGTTGGTCGACATCCCTTTTGCGGAGGTGCCCGTAAT comes from Salinispora tropica CNB-440 and encodes:
- a CDS encoding aquaporin, encoding MTPTLWRRLLAEFTGTALLVTAVVGSGIMAATLSPADVGLQLLQNSIATAFALGTLILIFGPVSGAHFNPVVSIADWFLGRRTGTGLTARDLGGYVVAQVLGAIAGSVLANLMFDLAAVDLSGKDRAAGHLWLGEVVATAGLILIIFALARSGRAPIAPAAVGAYIGAAYWFTSSTSFANPAVTVGRAFTDTFAGIAPSSVPGFVLAQLVGLAVGVGLLAALYPDAGQAADHVVVPLPRQRPGARPQQPPRPAPARDLRRGSGQPVPQSALHERLVMSDKPSVLFVCVHNAGRSQMAAGWLRHLAGDTVEVRSAGSAPAKTVNPAAVEAMREVGIDITDQTPKLFEYATAESSDVIVTMGCGDACPVFPGKRYEDWKLDDPAGKGVDAVRPIRDDIRTRVEKLLAELRPAVGEVDRDVAGGGDGQVRLSARLSGEGRHLRPGGTNGV